In Brachypodium distachyon strain Bd21 chromosome 5, Brachypodium_distachyon_v3.0, whole genome shotgun sequence, the genomic window GTGATTGTAGTTCGTAAAATTGTTGAAAATAAAGAGGGATGGTGAATTTTGCTTGATGCATTTGTGTTGTAGTTTTTAGAATTGTCAGAAAGAGGAACGGTGAATTTAGCTTGATCCATTTGTGTTCATAGTTTGTAGAATTGTTGGAAAGAGGAAGTCCAAATTACCTTATATTTGAAATGGTGTATTGTACATTTTGCAAATTGTGGATCATTTGTTGAAATTACGGTGTCGCGAATCGCGAGACCTTATTAAACTATTTGTGTTACTTTTTTATTGAATTTATGTGCTAGTGTTGTGGTATTTCACAAATTTGGCATGCCAAGTAGCCCGACCCTTGCCAAAATCCTGGATCCGCCATCAGCGGTGACAGTAACCACTTGATTCTTTTGCGCTTCTTTTGGCTAAGGGTACATCTGTTGTCTTGCCAATTAAACGGAAATTTTGTGATCTATCATCACGTGAGCACAGCACTTGCGCCGTACCTAAGATTTAGTCACATGTCTGCCAAGGACCTCGATCTCGGCTTGAGACCCAACATTCCTGAGCAGGCCATACATGGTTGATCTTTCAGTACTTTTGTGAATGCCATTCCATTGACCAGCGTTTATGAGTTCATAGATGATTGCTGTCAGTGGCTCTCAACTCCCTGTCTTTAATTGCAGAGGTAGCACATGGCGGTGATACCACATCATCGGCTATATGAATTCGCTAAGGCTGCACTTATCAAAATATTTGCATTTCCTTATGCCACGGTCTGTTATATGCTCTTCTCTTTCCAGATCTTCTATTCATCCAATCTGTGAACAACTAAGCAGCGCAAACCTGATTCTGGCTTGCTTTGACCTGTTGTAAAATGTTGAAGGTTTGTGACATGTACTGCAATGGTGGAGCTGATACAGACAAGTGGGGTGAGGCCCAAATTGGTCACTACATAGGAATTGGTAGGCTTGCTGATTAGAACCTGACCCCTTTCTTGGCTACTTCGTTTAGACTATCTGAATCTTTACCTAAAGTCTACCTACTGGTTTCCATACAGATGCTTCTGCACCGGCTGTCAGTGATGCCCATGAACTATGGGAGAACAAATGGAAGCATTTCACTGCTGAGTTCATCAAGTTGAATCCTTCCGCTGTAACGTCCTTTCTTCCATCCCTTTTTACTTGCACATACGCAGatagtcaaaaaaaaaagaggtttcTCTTACAGTACAGCTGTAGTATCTGAACTCACGCACCCACGCACACACGCCACACGCACGCCACACTCACACACCCTACCCCTAGTGCGCAAGAGACATACAACCTACTACACGCATACTAGATTCTCAGAGTCAGCGGACTCTGTCGGCAACGAGCAGATAGTCAAATTAGCACGAAGTGTTCAGAGCTGACAGTTAAGGTAGTTTTTATAACAGGATGACTTTGAAGCTCAGTTGCAAGAAAAAGGCATCGAAGCAGATATAGTTTGTTGTATGCAGAATTTACAGGCAAGTTGGTTGTTCTCCGCCTCTAGAATATATATTATTGAGCTTTGCTAattttcagattttatccCTGTTGAAAGATAGTTATGCTTTGAAAGTGAGGAACAAGCaaagaagcttctaaataatGTATCGTCATTGCTCAAACCTGGAGGCTATTTTCTTGGCATAATTCCTGATTCATCTACAATATGGTATGGCCACCATGAATTTGTTGTTACTTATTGATGCCTTTTTATGACAAAGCTAATAATTCTGGGCCTGGAGCTTTACTTTGGTTACTATCAAATCCTTAATATACAGTGTCTGGTTAAACTTTAGCTTTAATACCTCTGTTCTGAGTCTTTTGGAGTTGATGCTATGTTAAATTCTGTAGGACGAAATATCAAAAGAATGTGGAGGCTTCACATAATAAGGGTCTGAAGACTGTTCCAAATAGCATTCGCTCAGAGAACTACACAATTACCTTCGAAATCGAGGAAGAAAAGTATGAGTTCAACTTGTGCACCTATATACATCTGAAAAGGCTTGCTATATTGATGGATCACATGCAAAATGGTGCAGGTTTCCTTTCTTTGGAAAGAAGTACCAACTCAAATTTGCAAACGAAGTGATGTTTGAGAATCACTGCCTGGTCCACTTTCCCAGCCTTATGAGGTTACCGTTCCTCATTTATTTCCAACATTTTGTTGTACAGTCTTTCTTTCATGTAAACTCTGATAACTTGGGTCACAGGTCTTTTACAATATTAAAATATGTTGGAACAGATTAGCAAGGGAGGCTGGACTTGAATATGTGGAGATCCAGAATTTAACCGACTTTTATGATGACAACAGGTGCTCGTATCTTACTGGATGTCGTTGTTATTTGGTTGATGTCATTTTGTAAATAATGCTTCAtagtaaaaaaattgtttgcTTAAGTTActtcttctctcctctcttgtGTGATGAAACACAATTTGATTACTATAATTATCAATAGCAGACATATCTGATGGTTTATTTTGATCTTGACTGTTTTCCAGACCACAGTTTGCTCCAATGCTTAGTAATTTTGGTTCCAATTTGGTGGATCCTCGTGGTAAACTAATTGCTCGTTCCTATGATATTTTAGGTGGTGTACCTTTTTCCCTGCACTGAGTCCATTCTAGCATCTCAATTTGCCCAGTGCTTAATATGATTTCTGCAGGCTTGTATTCAATTTTTGTATTCCAGAAGCCCGACCCAGATGCAATACCACCTATTGTAACGCCTGACCTGCATGGTTCTGATAATGCTCATGAAGAGGTACGCTGTTCGTTACCGAACAGCTTtagttttttgtttcctatttCAGTGGACAGTATTGGTTAACGCTTGATTGAAAAAAAGCAGGAAAGGCTCTGGAGGCAGCAGGCAGCAGTGGACGATGGGAGGCGCTCACAAGCAGATCTGATTCCCCTGGATCCTGAGAAAGGCATCCTAGGTCCAGGACCGGCAGATATGAGGCTTTAGTTTGCCGGAAATTCAGATGTAGATGTAAACTTAGGGTAATGAGATTCTCCCTTAGTTGATGGTGCATGCCTGTATGGTAATACTCTCTATTTTATGGAACCTAGACATGGAGAAAAACAATGAAAGTCGGTACACGTATCGTCGTATATTTGCATCGATCTCTGGTTCGATTGACAGTTCGGCCTCCGATCGACTATCGGTGGGCGCAGTGTCGCTTTGGTTCCTTGACGATCGTTGGTTCGGTATTTCCGTCCGTCTCCCTATTACAGACGCCGGTTGATTGGATTCATAAAACAGCGCCGTGCGGGCCTGAGTGCAATCCGTcgatcgccggcggccggccctGACCTGCCTATTGACGTGATGACGCATCGTTGCATCAAGGTTAgagtttcttccttttttttattgctgAACATAGAATTTACTCCCTCTGGCCACAAACAAGGGTACATTTGGGTTTAAAGTTTGTTCACAAAAGAGTGTAgtccctccgtccacaaataagtgtataTGTAAGAATTTCAAAACAATTAAGAAGTGAGATAGAAATGCATTGAGAAGGTTCCAACCAGCATCTTTCTCTCTAATTCTCATATCTCCAATGAGCTAAGTGCATGAAGAAATGTTATTGTGTTTGATTTCTGTGTATTGAGAGACGGCAATTTTTTAGTCCAAAGTGCTTTGAAAAGAGagaagtatattttttttttgacaaattttaaacCCAAacgtacacttatttgtgtaCGGAGGGAGAACTTCTTATTTTCAAAGCACTTTAGAATACGAAAAATTGTTTCTCTTTTGTCGCACAGAAATCAAACCTAATAGCATTTTTAAATGCACTTGGCTCATTGGAGATGAGAAAATTAAAGAGCCGAGAGATGGTGGTTGGTATATTTACAATGCATTTTCCATCTCATTTGTTAATTTTCTTGAAATTTTTATATGTACACTTATTTATGGACGGAGTAAAGGCCTCTATAATTTACGTGACCATATTGAATAATATTTAGCATGCAAATTTAGTAACCCATTTTAGATTTTGCCCAGAGACCTGATTCTAGGTTCATCCCTAGCCAGGCACAGAACAAAGCTTGTGCTATACCAAACTGCTCGGGCCACTTTATTCAACATGCACGCGCGGCGCTACGAACAAACACCATCCACACGgaactgaaaagaaaaaagaaacatgcgACTTAAACGGAGGGCGCCTTCTGGAACACGACGACATGAAcctgctcggcggcggcgccaaggAACCACgcgccgccttcgccgtcCCTGAACACGCCCAAGGCCTGGCACGCCGCCTCGTCCCCGCACCACATCAGCTTGTACTCGCGCGCCTCATCATCCGTTGCGACGCCGCCGTACCTCTCCACGCGTTCCACGCGGAACGCGTTCTCCCTGCCGCTGATCGGGCTCGGGCCCCCGACCACGGGGCCGGTGACCACGTGCCGGCGCGCCCCCAGAATATTCTTGCCGCTCTCAACGTGCCACTCGGTGGACTGCACGCACGTCGTGTACGCGCGGAAGGAGACGCGGACGTCCGTCGAGACGCGAACAACGGTCGTCGGGTCCGCGGAGGCCGAGGCTTTGCCGTGCGGAGCGAACCGCACGGGGAGCCCGAGATGTTCCCGGCTGGCGTCCTGCGCGACGAAGAGAGGGCAGCGTTGCCCGCCGTGCAGGGGCGCCAGAGTGAGCCCGCCGCGGCGGGCTCCGTaggggccgccgcggcggatTAGCGGGAGCACGTGGTAGCTCGTGTCGGCGCGCAGCTCGTGGCCGTCCGTGTCGTAcaccggaggcggcgggggcgaagcggcggcgccgcggcacGAGACCAgcagggtggcggcggctacaAGGGAGATCAGGAGGAGACGGGCACGGGGGCTACTACTCATGGCTGAAACAACCTTGGCTAGCGAGCTAGCTTGTGTTCGAGTGAGTAGGAGTGTGGCGCTGGTGGCTTGCGTGAGGTCTCACACGGGTGCGCTTGCTGTATTTACAGTGCTTCCGGAGTTTGTTGTACGTGTGACCCGAACCCAGCTACTACTGATCATCGGTGCAGTGGCCGCCAGTGTTAGCAGCTAGCGACACCCCGCTGCGCGCGGTACTGATCTCAGTTGACATCGCCTTTGCTAGGATGCCG contains:
- the LOC100828556 gene encoding mRNA cap guanine-N7 methyltransferase 2 isoform X3 gives rise to the protein MAVIPHHRLYEFAKAALIKIFAFPYATVCDMYCNGGADTDKWGEAQIGHYIGIDASAPAVSDAHELWENKWKHFTAEFIKLNPSADDFEAQLQEKGIEADIVCCMQNLQLCFESEEQAKKLLNNVSSLLKPGGYFLGIIPDSSTIWTKYQKNVEASHNKGLKTVPNSIRSENYTITFEIEEEKFPFFGKKYQLKFANEVMFENHCLVHFPSLMRLAREAGLEYVEIQNLTDFYDDNRPQFAPMLSNFGSNLVDPRGLYSIFVFQKPDPDAIPPIVTPDLHGSDNAHEEERLWRQQAAVDDGRRSQADLIPLDPEKGILGPGPADMRL
- the LOC100828556 gene encoding mRNA cap guanine-N7 methyltransferase 2 isoform X1, producing MAVIPHHRLYEFAKAALIKIFAFPYATVCDMYCNGGADTDKWGEAQIGHYIGIDASAPAVSDAHELWENKWKHFTAEFIKLNPSADDFEAQLQEKGIEADIVCCMQNLQLCFESEEQAKKLLNNVSSLLKPGGYFLGIIPDSSTIWTKYQKNVEASHNKGLKTVPNSIRSENYTITFEIEEEKFPFFGKKYQLKFANEVMFENHCLVHFPSLMRLAREAGLEYVEIQNLTDFYDDNRPQFAPMLSNFGSNLVDPRGKLIARSYDILGLYSIFVFQKPDPDAIPPIVTPDLHGSDNAHEEERLWRQQAAVDDGRRSQADLIPLDPEKGILGPGPADMRL
- the LOC100828963 gene encoding endogenous alpha-amylase/subtilisin inhibitor; translated protein: MSSSPRARLLLISLVAAATLLVSCRGAAASPPPPPVYDTDGHELRADTSYHVLPLIRRGGPYGARRGGLTLAPLHGGQRCPLFVAQDASREHLGLPVRFAPHGKASASADPTTVVRVSTDVRVSFRAYTTCVQSTEWHVESGKNILGARRHVVTGPVVGGPSPISGRENAFRVERVERYGGVATDDEAREYKLMWCGDEAACQALGVFRDGEGGAWFLGAAAEQVHVVVFQKAPSV
- the LOC100828556 gene encoding mRNA cap guanine-N7 methyltransferase 2 isoform X2 codes for the protein MAVIPHHRLYEFAKAALIKIFAFPYATVCDMYCNGGADTDKWGEAQIGHYIGIDASAPAVSDAHELWENKWKHFTAEFIKLNPSADDFEAQLQEKGIEADIVCCMQNLQLCFESEEQAKKLLNNVSSLLKPGGYFLGIIPDSSTIWTKYQKNVEASHNKGLKTVPNSIRSENYTITFEIEEEKFPFFGKKYQLKFANEVMFENHCLVHFPSLMRLAREAGLEYVEIQNLTDFYDDNRPQFAPMLSNFGSNLVDPRVLNMISAGLYSIFVFQKPDPDAIPPIVTPDLHGSDNAHEEERLWRQQAAVDDGRRSQADLIPLDPEKGILGPGPADMRL